From one Prochlorococcus marinus XMU1404 genomic stretch:
- a CDS encoding DUF3288 family protein, with protein sequence MSKEQTHPLHATDKIIIDSLISKKDPENLDFINLARLINRYTNFPGEVEIKEDIEKILKFWKINKNQLFSKTKSIWSKNFRPSNTTKDLVGSGFDTSN encoded by the coding sequence ATGAGTAAAGAGCAAACTCATCCATTACACGCAACAGACAAAATTATTATAGATTCTCTCATCTCTAAAAAAGATCCAGAAAATCTCGATTTTATTAATTTAGCTAGATTAATAAATCGATATACAAATTTTCCTGGTGAGGTTGAAATTAAAGAAGATATCGAAAAAATTTTAAAATTTTGGAAAATTAATAAAAATCAACTTTTCTCAAAAACAAAAAGTATTTGGTCAAAAAATTTCAGGCCCTCAAACACAACTAAAGATTTAGTTGGGTCAGGTTTTGATACTTCAAATTAA
- a CDS encoding ABC transporter ATP-binding protein: MKNLKFKVISKYLRPYKKEFLYGALALLVVNVLSVVIPLEVKNIIDQLQTGFSSNFVISKSLWLVLLATCMGLIRLFSRQIVFGIGRKVEVNLRQKLFDHLLIQDPEWIQKKGSGDIISRATSDVENIRRLLGFTVLSLCNIVLAYSFTIPSMFSINKKLTISALLIFPLILGIVSLFGGKMVNQRKAQQESLSKLSDLIQEDLSGISAIKIYAQEIAEKKEFDRYNDAYQNSAIKLARTASTLFPLLQGISSISLLILLGLGTYQLNGGFITIGGLVALILYVERLVFPTALLGFTLNTFQLGQVSLDRVEEIFQNNPSIVDGAKTKFLKRKIKGILEAKELTIKYPGATFNSLNGLNFKIYPGELVAIVGPVGCGKTTLAKSLGRTIDIPNGQLYLDKIDVKNIKLSDLRKNIAIVPQEAFLFTTSISENLRFGEPKATLGLVKKSAMKAGLIDDINSFPQKFKTIVGERGITLSGGQRQRTALGRALLVNSPIVVLDDALASVDNKTAAIIIEEMRQTSNKTILMISHQLSVAATCDRILVMDKGEIVQEGHHKDLVKSKGLYKKLWERELATNIVES; encoded by the coding sequence ATGAAAAATTTAAAGTTTAAAGTCATATCTAAATACCTTAGACCATACAAAAAAGAATTTTTATATGGAGCTTTAGCCCTCTTAGTAGTAAATGTATTAAGCGTTGTAATACCTCTAGAAGTAAAAAACATAATTGACCAATTACAAACCGGTTTTTCTTCGAATTTTGTAATTTCTAAATCACTATGGTTAGTTTTATTAGCAACTTGCATGGGTTTAATTAGACTTTTTTCTAGGCAAATTGTATTTGGGATAGGTAGAAAGGTTGAGGTTAATCTACGTCAAAAACTTTTTGATCATTTGCTTATTCAAGATCCTGAATGGATACAAAAAAAAGGTAGCGGGGACATTATTAGCAGAGCGACAAGTGATGTTGAAAACATAAGAAGGCTATTGGGTTTTACGGTTTTAAGTTTATGTAACATCGTTTTAGCTTATTCCTTTACTATTCCATCGATGTTTTCGATAAACAAAAAATTAACAATATCCGCTCTATTGATATTCCCATTAATACTTGGAATTGTTAGCTTATTCGGAGGCAAAATGGTTAATCAAAGAAAAGCTCAACAAGAGTCATTATCCAAACTTAGTGATCTGATACAAGAAGATCTTTCTGGTATAAGTGCAATTAAAATTTATGCACAAGAAATTGCTGAGAAGAAAGAATTTGATAGATATAATGATGCATATCAAAATTCGGCGATAAAGCTTGCAAGAACAGCAAGTACACTTTTCCCATTGCTTCAAGGTATATCCTCAATTTCTCTATTGATTTTATTAGGATTAGGAACTTATCAACTAAATGGTGGATTTATTACAATAGGAGGTCTAGTAGCCTTAATTCTTTATGTAGAAAGGCTTGTTTTCCCTACAGCTCTTTTAGGGTTTACTTTAAATACTTTTCAACTCGGTCAAGTAAGTTTAGATCGTGTAGAAGAAATTTTTCAAAACAATCCAAGTATTGTAGATGGAGCAAAAACCAAATTTTTAAAAAGAAAAATAAAAGGTATATTAGAAGCAAAAGAATTAACCATAAAATATCCAGGTGCAACATTTAATTCACTAAATGGTCTCAATTTTAAAATTTATCCTGGAGAACTTGTTGCGATAGTTGGGCCTGTAGGTTGCGGCAAAACAACATTAGCAAAGTCTCTTGGAAGAACTATTGATATTCCAAATGGTCAATTGTATTTAGATAAGATTGATGTGAAAAACATTAAATTAAGCGACCTAAGAAAAAATATTGCAATTGTTCCTCAAGAAGCATTCTTATTTACTACCTCAATCTCAGAAAACCTGCGATTTGGAGAACCAAAAGCAACTCTAGGATTAGTAAAAAAAAGCGCAATGAAAGCAGGTTTAATCGATGACATCAATAGTTTTCCTCAAAAATTTAAAACAATTGTTGGAGAGAGAGGTATCACACTAAGTGGAGGACAAAGGCAAAGAACAGCACTTGGAAGAGCATTACTAGTGAATTCTCCTATTGTCGTTCTTGATGATGCTTTAGCAAGTGTTGATAATAAAACTGCCGCAATAATAATAGAAGAAATGCGACAAACAAGTAATAAAACAATTTTAATGATTAGCCACCAATTATCTGTAGCTGCTACTTGTGACAGAATTTTAGTAATGGATAAAGGAGAAATAGTTCAAGAAGGTCATCATAAAGATTTAGTAAAATCGAAGGGTTTATACAAAAAACTTTGGGAAAGAGAACTGGCAACTAACATTGTTGAAAGCTAA
- the msrA gene encoding peptide-methionine (S)-S-oxide reductase MsrA, which produces MFEFLKIIMNNEEPTLNNDVSSVHRILKTDFKSHPNPQEDEIIFGCGCFWGAEKCFWKLPGVITTSVGYAGGDKSNPTYYEICTGLTGHSEVVRVIWDKSKIDISDLLKMFWECHDPTQKNRQGNDIGTQYRSSIYYKNENNKKIILASKEQYQKELNKNNFGLIETEIKKIDTYYYAEQYHQQYLASEGSRQYCSAAPTKVKLGYFLGSNYKLKDDIWENFNWEVDHCVLRSNNNPIKNNK; this is translated from the coding sequence ATGTTCGAATTTCTAAAAATTATTATGAATAATGAGGAGCCAACATTAAATAATGACGTTAGTTCAGTTCATAGAATATTAAAAACAGATTTTAAGAGTCATCCTAATCCTCAAGAAGATGAAATAATATTTGGATGTGGTTGTTTCTGGGGAGCTGAAAAATGTTTTTGGAAACTTCCAGGAGTAATTACAACTTCAGTAGGGTATGCTGGTGGGGATAAAAGCAACCCAACATATTATGAAATATGTACCGGTTTAACTGGTCATTCAGAAGTTGTAAGAGTAATTTGGGATAAAAGTAAAATAGACATAAGTGATCTATTAAAAATGTTTTGGGAATGTCATGACCCTACCCAAAAAAACAGACAAGGTAATGATATAGGAACCCAATATAGGTCATCGATATATTATAAAAATGAAAATAATAAAAAAATAATATTAGCCAGTAAAGAACAATACCAAAAAGAACTAAATAAAAATAATTTTGGATTAATTGAAACAGAAATAAAAAAGATTGATACCTATTATTACGCAGAACAATATCATCAACAATATCTTGCTTCAGAAGGGAGCAGACAGTATTGTTCGGCTGCACCAACAAAAGTTAAATTAGGATATTTTCTTGGAAGTAATTACAAATTAAAAGATGATATTTGGGAAAACTTTAATTGGGAAGTTGATCATTGTGTATTGAGATCTAATAACAATCCTATAAAGAACAACAAATAA
- a CDS encoding undecaprenyl-diphosphate phosphatase codes for MEYLKFILYGLIQGLTEFIPVSSTAHLKVISLFLRIEDPGPSLSAIIQFGSVLALFWYFKNDIFSLRRKYSKISFEYLVRKNLFKSILIGTIPIMMLGGTIKVFFPYFFDNFFYSNLSIALVSFLMAIFMYIADISKKGSINLKNHGYSDSFLVGLSQAFAIFPGVSRSGITISTALVSGWERGDAAKYSFLLGIPAISFAAIVEFFSSFNELNSLSFYPLIVGLITTFVSSLFAINFLLRYFSSNGLKLFIVYRIVFGVVILLNL; via the coding sequence TTGGAATATTTAAAATTTATTTTATATGGCTTAATTCAAGGTTTAACAGAATTTATTCCTGTAAGTAGTACAGCTCATTTAAAAGTTATATCACTTTTTTTGAGGATTGAGGATCCAGGCCCCTCTTTGTCGGCAATTATTCAGTTTGGAAGTGTTTTGGCTCTTTTTTGGTATTTTAAGAATGATATTTTTAGTTTAAGAAGGAAATATTCAAAAATATCTTTTGAATATTTAGTACGTAAAAATTTATTTAAATCAATTTTGATTGGCACTATCCCAATTATGATGCTTGGCGGAACTATAAAAGTATTTTTTCCTTATTTTTTTGATAATTTTTTTTATTCAAATCTATCAATAGCATTAGTTTCCTTCCTGATGGCTATTTTCATGTACATAGCAGATATTTCAAAAAAGGGTTCAATTAATTTAAAAAATCATGGATACTCAGATAGTTTTCTTGTAGGTCTCTCGCAAGCCTTTGCCATTTTCCCAGGTGTCTCAAGATCTGGCATTACTATTTCTACCGCTCTTGTCTCAGGTTGGGAACGAGGTGATGCTGCCAAATACTCCTTTCTTCTAGGCATACCAGCCATCTCTTTTGCGGCTATTGTTGAGTTCTTTTCTTCTTTTAATGAATTGAATTCTTTAAGTTTTTATCCACTAATTGTTGGTCTTATTACTACATTTGTATCTTCGTTGTTTGCGATCAATTTTCTGCTAAGGTATTTTTCTTCAAATGGTTTGAAATTATTTATTGTTTATAGGATTGTATTTGGTGTCGTAATTCTTTTGAATTTATAA
- a CDS encoding DUF1830 domain-containing protein, which produces MVEFSYKNEGNRMVVLRCIGPSNFFLERVLFPTDILTFMAPNNSRVEIWGNELYGPKLEERIRVSSGNEDSTLVA; this is translated from the coding sequence ATGGTTGAGTTTTCTTACAAAAATGAGGGTAACAGAATGGTTGTTTTGAGATGTATTGGTCCCTCAAACTTTTTTTTAGAGAGAGTTTTATTTCCAACTGACATTCTCACCTTTATGGCTCCAAACAATTCAAGAGTTGAGATATGGGGAAATGAATTATATGGTCCTAAGTTGGAAGAGAGAATACGAGTTTCATCAGGAAATGAAGATTCGACTTTAGTGGCTTAG
- a CDS encoding kinase, protein MKDLDINFPLDNFEKLIIDIGWESLDEWFDFWNNQKNILSIDQYWKNKVNDDWIWGLALPLLSQAYKFHHNFSDRKIIGISALPGTGKTTLGKWLEAISSKLNFKIAVISIDDFYLPSDEMKLAINNNPWNVSRGFPGSHSVKLMYEKLLNWKLNGELNVPVFDKSLRNGLGDRSHWRLDNPDLLVIEGWFLGIEPLSIDINQQNMNLPELSPSESSYRLKIQSNLNKYIDVWSLIDNIWQFKPLKFEYMNIWKINQEKEMFLKKGNALQDEKLSNFLRMLNVSIPKKSFDILNSYALLLIDQERNLVEAGLNLRNF, encoded by the coding sequence ATGAAAGATTTAGATATTAATTTTCCTCTTGATAACTTTGAAAAATTAATTATTGATATTGGTTGGGAATCCCTGGATGAATGGTTTGATTTTTGGAATAATCAAAAAAATATTCTCTCAATTGATCAATATTGGAAAAACAAGGTAAATGATGATTGGATTTGGGGTTTGGCATTGCCCCTTTTATCACAGGCTTATAAATTTCACCATAATTTTTCTGATCGAAAAATAATTGGGATCTCAGCTCTACCTGGAACAGGCAAAACAACATTAGGTAAATGGCTGGAAGCAATATCGTCAAAATTAAATTTCAAAATTGCTGTTATTTCAATTGATGATTTTTACCTCCCATCAGATGAAATGAAATTAGCTATTAATAATAATCCATGGAATGTCTCAAGAGGTTTTCCTGGAAGTCACTCAGTTAAATTAATGTACGAAAAATTATTAAATTGGAAATTAAACGGAGAATTAAATGTGCCAGTTTTTGATAAATCCTTGAGAAATGGCTTAGGAGATAGATCTCATTGGAGATTAGATAATCCTGATTTATTGGTTATTGAGGGATGGTTTTTGGGAATAGAACCTTTATCTATTGATATTAATCAGCAAAATATGAATTTACCAGAGTTGAGTCCTTCCGAATCTTCTTACAGATTAAAGATTCAAAGTAATTTAAATAAATATATAGATGTTTGGAGCTTAATAGACAATATTTGGCAATTTAAGCCTTTGAAATTTGAATATATGAATATTTGGAAGATCAATCAAGAAAAAGAAATGTTTTTAAAGAAAGGAAATGCACTTCAAGATGAAAAATTATCTAATTTCTTGAGAATGCTTAATGTATCTATTCCAAAAAAAAGTTTTGACATATTAAATTCTTATGCGTTGTTATTAATTGATCAAGAAAGAAATTTAGTTGAGGCTGGATTAAATCTGAGAAATTTCTGA
- the yedP gene encoding mannosyl-3-phosphoglycerate phosphatase-related protein YedP, translating to MIENSSIWVVSDVDGTLMDHSYDLSPAKETIKKLQKLSIPVILCTSKTASEVKVIRKELNLTDPYIVENGAAIYGESLKRLNGEIILGIKYESLEEILNFISNEIDYILTPLNNLTDQEATQLTGLEGNSLNLMRDRHWSMPFLNPPSYLEEKINICCKKFNVDIFKGNRMSHLLSTKSNKGKAINALKEYANVQNIEIIGLGDSPNDLPLLLNSDIKIVIPGIDGPNLNLLDQLKDLEFTLASEPNGYGWKNEINKLIKKRKLF from the coding sequence ATGATAGAAAATTCTTCTATTTGGGTAGTAAGTGATGTAGATGGTACTTTAATGGATCACTCATATGATTTATCACCTGCTAAAGAAACTATTAAAAAACTACAAAAATTATCTATTCCCGTAATTCTTTGTACAAGCAAAACCGCTTCAGAAGTAAAAGTTATTAGAAAGGAACTTAACCTGACGGATCCTTATATTGTTGAAAATGGTGCAGCAATATATGGTGAATCTCTTAAAAGACTAAATGGTGAAATTATTCTTGGAATAAAATACGAATCTCTTGAAGAAATCTTAAATTTTATTTCTAATGAAATCGATTATATACTTACTCCTCTTAATAATCTCACTGATCAAGAAGCCACACAGCTTACAGGTTTAGAAGGTAACTCATTGAACTTAATGCGTGATAGGCACTGGAGCATGCCTTTTTTAAATCCGCCAAGTTATTTAGAAGAGAAAATTAATATCTGTTGTAAAAAATTCAATGTTGATATTTTTAAGGGAAATAGAATGAGTCACTTATTATCTACAAAATCGAACAAAGGTAAAGCAATAAATGCACTTAAAGAATATGCAAATGTTCAAAATATTGAAATTATAGGTTTAGGCGATTCTCCAAATGATTTGCCTCTACTTTTAAACTCAGATATTAAAATTGTTATTCCTGGAATAGATGGACCTAACTTAAATTTACTAGATCAATTAAAAGATTTGGAATTTACTTTAGCTTCTGAACCAAATGGATATGGTTGGAAAAATGAAATCAATAAATTGATTAAAAAGCGAAAACTTTTTTAG
- a CDS encoding sugar phosphorylase, with product MKQIDSEKKIDRIKIDKLLKTIYSNNTTEEVNFISNQLLQILDNFSEKSAYEEKRDKERWNESHSVLITYADSIYKNGEATLTTLNELLCKHFGSLSKVLHILPFLKSTSDGGFAVSSYDSLEEKFGGWNDLKSISKNHDLMADLVLNHVSSSHPWVQQFIKCQEPGISNVFSPKQNLDWSNVVRPRSSSLFSQINTEDGPKQVWTTFGPDQIDLNWHNPKMTLEFLNLIITYLSNGIKWLRLDAVGFIWKESGTTCLHLPKAHSIVKLLRVLLNNLLDEGVLITETNVPQKENLSYLIPDDEAHMAYNFPLPPLLLEAIITSRADILNSWIFDWPILPKDTTLFNFTASHDGVGLRALEGLMNEQRIKDLLINCEKRGGLVSHRRLSNGDDKPYELNISWWSAMEDSSRDAKRFQYERFILSQLLVMALKGVPAFYLPALLASENDIKSFSMTGQRRDLNREKFKSENLLAVLNNPESNANKNLKYLRNAMDVRSKLKQFHPCSQMKCLSKGRSDIVVIKRGKGPESVFAIHNMTENKINYQLNDNDLPKIIDNDFNTHDFLTSTKYNCKNISLDPFQVIWLSAL from the coding sequence GTGAAGCAAATTGATTCAGAGAAAAAAATAGATAGAATAAAAATTGATAAATTGCTAAAAACAATTTATTCAAATAATACTACAGAAGAAGTTAATTTTATTTCAAATCAATTATTACAGATTTTAGATAATTTCTCAGAGAAATCTGCTTATGAAGAAAAAAGAGATAAGGAAAGGTGGAATGAATCTCATTCGGTTTTGATAACTTATGCAGATAGTATTTATAAAAATGGCGAAGCAACATTAACAACTCTTAATGAGTTGTTATGTAAACATTTTGGCAGTCTTTCTAAAGTTTTACATATTCTTCCTTTTTTGAAATCTACAAGTGATGGAGGTTTTGCAGTCTCAAGTTATGATTCCTTAGAAGAAAAATTTGGTGGTTGGAATGATCTTAAAAGTATTTCTAAAAATCATGATTTGATGGCTGATTTAGTACTAAACCATGTTTCATCATCTCATCCATGGGTTCAACAATTTATTAAATGCCAAGAACCGGGTATATCAAATGTTTTTTCACCAAAACAAAATCTTGACTGGTCAAATGTAGTTAGACCAAGAAGTTCCTCCTTGTTTTCTCAAATAAATACTGAAGATGGCCCTAAGCAAGTTTGGACAACTTTTGGTCCAGATCAAATTGATTTGAATTGGCATAATCCAAAAATGACTCTTGAGTTCTTAAATTTAATTATTACTTATTTATCTAATGGGATTAAATGGTTAAGGCTTGATGCTGTAGGTTTTATTTGGAAGGAATCAGGGACAACATGCTTACATTTGCCGAAAGCACATTCTATTGTGAAACTCTTAAGAGTTCTTTTAAATAATCTTCTTGATGAGGGAGTTTTAATAACTGAAACTAATGTTCCCCAGAAGGAAAATCTATCTTATCTGATTCCTGATGATGAAGCCCATATGGCATACAATTTCCCATTGCCTCCTCTTCTCCTAGAGGCAATTATTACTTCAAGGGCGGATATTCTAAACTCATGGATTTTTGATTGGCCCATATTACCTAAAGATACTACTTTATTTAATTTCACAGCATCGCACGATGGCGTTGGGCTAAGAGCTCTTGAGGGTTTAATGAATGAGCAGAGAATTAAAGATTTATTAATAAATTGTGAAAAAAGAGGTGGATTAGTAAGTCATAGACGTTTATCAAATGGTGATGATAAACCTTATGAATTGAATATTAGTTGGTGGAGTGCAATGGAAGACTCCAGTAGAGATGCTAAAAGATTTCAATATGAAAGATTTATTTTGAGTCAATTATTAGTAATGGCTCTCAAAGGGGTTCCTGCATTTTATTTGCCAGCATTACTAGCTTCAGAAAATGATATCAAGAGCTTTTCTATGACAGGTCAAAGAAGAGACCTTAATAGAGAAAAGTTTAAATCAGAAAATCTTTTAGCCGTTTTAAATAATCCTGAATCTAATGCTAATAAAAACTTAAAATATCTTCGCAATGCTATGGATGTCAGATCAAAATTAAAGCAATTTCACCCTTGTTCACAAATGAAATGTTTGTCTAAAGGTAGAAGTGATATTGTTGTAATCAAAAGAGGTAAAGGTCCTGAGTCAGTTTTTGCAATCCATAATATGACTGAAAATAAAATTAATTATCAATTGAATGATAATGATCTACCAAAAATAATTGATAATGATTTCAATACCCATGATTTTTTAACATCCACTAAATACAATTGCAAAAATATTAGTCTTGATCCTTTTCAAGTAATTTGGCTTAGTGCTTTATAA
- a CDS encoding glycosyl transferase produces the protein MDFQQGLITTIHEYGVTRNLLKELNKSLKKRSTSILIPCLYEEFERPALKDIREVLKDLTGLNELVIALSAKTVEQVNAAKSFFDSMPFPVHVQWTNSPSVIELLKSQEKNGLELLGTPGKGWAVWQGIGVATRKSEVVALFDADIRTFSSLYPSRMILPLLDESYGISYVKAFYSRLSLETNQLQGRATRLFVGPLLASLEQLVGKGPFLQYLQSFRYPLAGEFAFTKDLAMNLRIPCDWGLEIGLLSEVYRNVRTSKIAQVDLGLFDHKHKNIGGSSKEGLQKMCKEILSSVLRGLMEHQAETLTSTQLATLEVLYKRVGEDRVKQFGLDSAVNQLPYDRHEEELSVQKFAKLLRPATEDYLACPTTQQLPSWSRVLSCEDKLQEDLAIAGSKDIKTTKKELIKNF, from the coding sequence ATGGACTTTCAACAAGGGTTAATCACAACAATACATGAATATGGAGTCACAAGAAATTTACTTAAAGAATTAAACAAAAGTCTTAAAAAAAGATCAACTAGTATTTTAATACCTTGCTTATATGAAGAGTTTGAGCGTCCAGCATTAAAAGACATAAGAGAAGTTTTAAAAGACCTTACAGGCTTAAATGAATTAGTTATTGCTCTCTCTGCAAAAACTGTTGAGCAAGTTAACGCAGCAAAATCATTTTTTGACTCAATGCCATTTCCAGTCCATGTTCAATGGACTAATTCTCCCTCTGTAATAGAACTATTAAAAAGTCAAGAAAAAAATGGGTTAGAACTTTTAGGAACTCCAGGTAAAGGATGGGCTGTCTGGCAAGGTATAGGAGTTGCGACAAGAAAATCAGAAGTTGTTGCTCTTTTTGATGCTGACATAAGAACTTTTAGTTCTTTGTATCCATCAAGAATGATACTTCCACTTCTGGATGAATCATATGGAATATCATATGTAAAAGCTTTTTACAGCAGGTTATCGTTAGAGACCAATCAATTACAAGGTAGAGCAACAAGATTATTTGTGGGTCCCTTATTGGCAAGTCTTGAGCAATTAGTAGGGAAGGGTCCCTTTTTACAATATCTTCAATCATTTAGATATCCATTAGCAGGTGAGTTTGCTTTCACTAAAGACCTTGCTATGAATTTACGAATTCCTTGTGACTGGGGTTTAGAAATAGGTTTATTATCAGAGGTTTATAGAAACGTAAGAACTTCAAAAATAGCCCAAGTTGACCTAGGTTTGTTTGATCATAAACATAAGAATATTGGCGGTTCTTCTAAAGAAGGATTACAAAAAATGTGTAAAGAAATACTTTCAAGTGTTTTAAGAGGTCTCATGGAGCATCAAGCAGAGACTTTAACGAGTACTCAACTAGCAACATTAGAAGTTCTTTACAAAAGAGTTGGAGAAGATCGGGTAAAACAATTTGGACTAGATTCAGCAGTTAATCAACTTCCATACGATAGGCATGAAGAAGAGCTATCAGTACAAAAATTTGCGAAGCTATTGAGACCGGCTACAGAAGATTACTTAGCTTGCCCTACGACACAGCAGTTACCAAGTTGGTCAAGAGTTCTATCTTGTGAGGACAAACTGCAAGAAGATTTGGCAATTGCTGGGTCAAAAGATATAAAAACAACTAAAAAAGAATTAATTAAAAACTTCTAA
- the ureC gene encoding urease subunit alpha, whose amino-acid sequence MSYKIDRNTYAQTYGPTTGDRVRLADTELFIEVEKDLTTYGDEVKFGGGKVIRDGMGQSQVRRSDGAVDTVITNALIVDWWGIIKADVGIKDGMIFEIGKAGNPDIQDNVDIVIGASTEVIAGEGHILTAGSIDTHIHFICPQQIETALASGITTMLGGGTGPATGTNATTCTPGSFHISRMLQSAEAFPMNLGFFGKGNSTNESNLIDQVEAGACGLKLHEDWGTTPSTINSCLNVADKFDVQVCIHTDTLNEAGFVEDTINAIAGRTIHTFHTEGAGGGHAPDIIKICGEKNVLPSSTNPTRPYTRNTLEEHLDMLMVCHHLDSKIPEDIAFAESRIRRETIAAEDILHDIGAFSIIASDSQAMGRVGEVITRTFQTAHKMKVQRGPLSQDSDRNDNYRVKRYISKVTINPAIAHGIDKHVGSIEKGKIADLALWKPSFFAVKPELVVKGGSIVWSQMGDANASIPTPGPVHGRPMFASFGQSLIKSSFTFLSKNSIDQNIPNKLGLQKKCIAVENTRNINKSLLKLNSKLPNISVHPQTYEVFSDGELLTCEPLDEVPMAQRYFLL is encoded by the coding sequence ATGTCCTACAAAATTGACAGAAATACTTATGCGCAAACTTACGGACCCACTACCGGAGATAGAGTAAGACTTGCTGATACCGAACTTTTTATAGAAGTAGAAAAGGATTTAACTACATACGGAGATGAAGTTAAATTCGGTGGAGGTAAAGTTATTAGAGATGGAATGGGACAGTCTCAAGTAAGAAGATCTGATGGAGCTGTAGATACCGTAATAACTAATGCTTTGATCGTAGATTGGTGGGGAATAATTAAGGCTGATGTGGGTATAAAAGATGGAATGATTTTTGAAATTGGTAAGGCTGGCAATCCTGATATCCAGGATAATGTCGATATTGTTATTGGTGCATCAACAGAAGTAATAGCTGGAGAAGGTCATATTCTCACTGCAGGTTCAATAGATACCCACATTCATTTTATCTGTCCCCAACAAATTGAGACAGCATTAGCCTCCGGAATTACAACCATGTTAGGAGGAGGAACTGGACCTGCAACTGGCACAAATGCCACTACTTGTACTCCTGGTTCTTTTCATATTTCAAGAATGCTTCAATCTGCAGAAGCATTTCCCATGAATTTAGGGTTTTTTGGAAAAGGAAACTCAACAAACGAGAGCAATCTTATTGATCAGGTTGAAGCGGGTGCATGTGGATTGAAGCTTCATGAGGATTGGGGAACGACTCCCTCCACAATAAATTCTTGTCTTAATGTTGCAGATAAGTTTGACGTACAAGTATGTATTCATACTGATACTTTGAATGAGGCAGGCTTTGTTGAAGATACTATCAATGCTATTGCAGGAAGAACTATTCATACTTTTCATACCGAAGGAGCAGGTGGAGGTCATGCGCCAGACATCATAAAAATTTGTGGAGAAAAAAATGTTCTTCCAAGTAGCACTAATCCAACAAGACCTTATACAAGGAACACATTAGAAGAACATCTTGACATGTTAATGGTTTGTCATCATTTAGATTCTAAAATCCCAGAAGATATTGCATTTGCCGAATCAAGGATCAGAAGAGAGACTATTGCAGCTGAGGATATCTTGCATGATATAGGTGCCTTTTCAATTATTGCTAGTGATTCTCAAGCTATGGGAAGAGTTGGTGAAGTAATTACAAGAACTTTTCAAACCGCCCATAAAATGAAAGTCCAAAGGGGACCGCTTTCGCAGGATTCTGATAGAAACGATAATTACAGAGTAAAGAGATATATTTCTAAAGTCACAATTAATCCTGCAATAGCTCATGGTATTGATAAACATGTTGGGTCTATAGAAAAGGGTAAAATTGCTGATCTGGCATTGTGGAAACCTTCCTTTTTTGCGGTAAAGCCTGAATTAGTTGTTAAAGGAGGATCTATCGTTTGGTCACAAATGGGTGATGCAAATGCTTCAATACCTACTCCAGGTCCTGTACATGGTAGACCTATGTTTGCAAGTTTCGGCCAATCTCTAATTAAGAGTTCTTTTACCTTTTTAAGTAAAAATTCAATTGATCAAAATATTCCAAATAAATTAGGCTTACAAAAGAAATGTATTGCTGTAGAAAATACCAGAAATATCAATAAATCACTTTTAAAACTTAATAGTAAGCTTCCAAATATTTCAGTTCATCCTCAAACTTATGAAGTTTTTTCTGACGGAGAACTTCTTACTTGTGAACCTCTTGATGAAGTCCCAATGGCTCAAAGGTATTTTTTACTTTAG
- a CDS encoding urease subunit beta has translation MSNLIPGEIIPEQGEIELNLGKEVKTVKVSNSGDRPVQVGSHYHFFEANKALIFDRELTLGMRLDIPAGTAIRFEPGDTTDVKLVSYSGYRIAHGFNSLVNGSLDT, from the coding sequence ATGAGTAATTTAATTCCTGGCGAAATAATTCCTGAACAAGGTGAAATCGAATTAAATCTTGGTAAGGAAGTTAAAACAGTAAAAGTTTCTAATTCTGGAGATAGACCTGTACAAGTTGGATCTCATTATCATTTTTTTGAAGCTAACAAGGCTTTAATTTTTGATCGAGAATTAACACTTGGTATGCGTCTTGACATTCCTGCAGGAACAGCAATTAGATTTGAACCTGGAGATACAACTGATGTCAAATTAGTATCTTATTCAGGGTACAGAATTGCACATGGTTTCAATTCATTGGTTAACGGTTCTTTAGATACTTAA